One region of Phycisphaerales bacterium genomic DNA includes:
- a CDS encoding EVE domain-containing protein gives MPTFLLKTEPGEYSFADLVTDRKTCWSGVSNPAALQAIRSIRKGDEVLVYHTGDEKAVVGLAKAVSNPYEDPDRPGLTPEGSPKFAVVDLKPVKAAMTPVTLAELKADKHFASFALVKQSRLSAMPVPPTMDKLIRERAGL, from the coding sequence ATGCCAACCTTCCTGCTCAAGACAGAGCCCGGCGAGTACAGCTTCGCCGACCTCGTCACAGACAGGAAGACCTGCTGGTCAGGTGTCTCCAACCCCGCGGCCTTGCAGGCGATCCGCTCGATCAGGAAGGGCGACGAAGTGCTCGTCTACCACACCGGGGACGAGAAGGCCGTGGTCGGTCTCGCGAAAGCGGTAAGCAACCCGTACGAGGACCCTGATCGCCCCGGCCTCACGCCAGAGGGATCGCCCAAGTTCGCCGTAGTTGACCTCAAGCCCGTCAAAGCTGCGATGACGCCGGTCACGCTCGCCGAGCTCAAGGCGGACAAGCACTTCGCGTCATTCGCACTGGTCAAACAGTCCCGCCTGAGCGCGATGCCTGTGCCGCCCACGATGGACAAGCTGATCCGCGAGCGGGCTGGGCTGTAG